A genome region from Glutamicibacter arilaitensis Re117 includes the following:
- the nadC gene encoding carboxylating nicotinate-nucleotide diphosphorylase, with translation MNTLIHPVPVAAMDRIIELALAEDNPRGDITALTIVAQDARATAVVKARQPGVLSGGDVFTRTMHLVDAQLEVEQLIPEGEKFEAGDDLLKVTGPAASLLTAERVGLNLLQRMSAIATATAQLVDLVAHTKARIVDTRKTTPGLRVLERYAVRCGGGVNHRDNLSDAFMAKDNHLALLDNGEQLTAALKSVRARLGHTTSMEVEVDSIEQIPPVLAAGVDIIMLDNFDPADIPAAIELIDGQAVVEASGNINASTVVAVAEAGVDVISSGAITHSVKAIDLGLDMVIA, from the coding sequence GTGAACACTTTGATCCACCCGGTACCCGTAGCGGCTATGGACCGCATCATCGAGCTGGCGCTCGCCGAGGATAACCCGCGTGGCGATATCACCGCACTGACTATCGTTGCGCAAGATGCCCGAGCTACCGCAGTGGTTAAGGCGCGCCAGCCCGGCGTGCTGTCCGGCGGAGATGTATTCACCCGGACCATGCACCTGGTTGATGCCCAGCTGGAAGTTGAGCAACTGATTCCCGAGGGGGAAAAGTTCGAGGCAGGGGACGATTTGCTCAAGGTAACCGGTCCGGCAGCCAGCCTGCTGACCGCAGAACGCGTGGGACTGAACCTGCTGCAGCGCATGAGCGCTATCGCCACCGCAACGGCGCAGCTTGTGGACCTCGTGGCACATACCAAAGCCCGAATTGTCGATACCCGCAAAACTACTCCGGGCCTGCGCGTCCTTGAACGCTATGCGGTGCGATGCGGTGGCGGGGTGAACCACCGAGACAACCTCTCTGATGCTTTCATGGCTAAAGACAACCACCTGGCCTTGTTGGACAACGGAGAACAACTCACCGCGGCGCTGAAATCAGTTCGCGCACGGCTAGGACACACCACCTCGATGGAAGTTGAAGTAGATTCCATCGAACAGATTCCGCCGGTGCTCGCCGCCGGAGTAGACATCATCATGCTGGATAACTTTGATCCTGCAGATATCCCGGCAGCCATTGAACTGATCGATGGGCAGGCAGTGGTGGAAGCCAGCGGAAACATCAACGCGTCAACCGTCGTGGCTGTTGCTGAAGCCGGCGTTGATGTCATCTCCTCGGGCGCTATTACCCACTCGGTGAAAGCAATTGACCTTGGACTGGATATGGTTATTGCATGA
- a CDS encoding helix-turn-helix transcriptional regulator, with protein sequence MKPSQRRREELAAFLKDRRARADRSSHGLPEIGRSRVRGLRREEVATLAGVSVTWYTWLEQARDINPSRQVLQSLARLFRLTSVESSYLFSLAGHGELEPIGNGGMTPALQRLLDALQFPAFLLSADWTILGWNTAYEELYPRVASLEREDRNLLWLVFTDAQLREMLPDWEVQSRGFVGSFRAETRGWLSPSGESGIVARVSAASAEFAAIWNERDVAGFQTGERVFRHPTKGLTRYEQHNLTPTEATDLTLLMYTPR encoded by the coding sequence ATGAAACCAAGTCAACGACGCCGTGAAGAACTCGCAGCCTTCCTCAAGGACCGCAGAGCTCGGGCAGATAGGTCTTCGCACGGACTGCCGGAGATCGGACGCAGTAGGGTGCGTGGTTTGCGCCGCGAAGAGGTGGCCACCTTGGCCGGTGTTTCTGTTACCTGGTACACCTGGCTGGAGCAGGCCCGCGACATCAATCCCTCGCGCCAAGTTCTGCAGTCTCTGGCCAGACTGTTCCGGCTCACTTCGGTGGAATCCTCGTATCTGTTTTCGCTGGCCGGGCATGGTGAGCTTGAGCCCATCGGAAACGGCGGCATGACCCCAGCCCTGCAACGCCTGCTCGACGCCTTGCAGTTCCCGGCCTTCCTGCTTTCGGCTGACTGGACCATCTTGGGTTGGAACACCGCCTACGAAGAGCTGTACCCGCGCGTGGCTTCGCTGGAGCGCGAAGACCGGAACCTCTTGTGGCTGGTTTTCACCGATGCGCAACTGCGTGAGATGCTCCCGGACTGGGAGGTGCAGAGCCGAGGTTTCGTTGGAAGCTTCCGTGCGGAAACCCGCGGGTGGCTGAGCCCTTCGGGGGAGAGTGGCATCGTTGCCCGAGTCTCCGCGGCTTCCGCGGAGTTCGCTGCCATTTGGAATGAGCGGGACGTTGCAGGATTCCAAACCGGTGAGCGGGTATTCCGTCATCCAACCAAGGGCCTGACCCGCTATGAACAGCACAATCTGACTCCTACGGAAGCCACGGACCTGACCTTGCTGATGTACACGCCGCGGTAG
- a CDS encoding NUDIX hydrolase, with protein MSSVPGWANVNERRNLPPALAVSTVILGIREGKDGGPDKLCLPLVRRIRQPHAGMWALPGGPVETRESLGQAASRNLAETTGLRPSYLEQLYTFGDIDRSPTHRLVTIAYFALLNADQVGATVQYENVAWFDIDDPQIAQMAFDHRKIVDYALWRLRNKTEYGQIAHRLLGERFTLAALRGVYEAILGRRLDPANFRRTLKSTASIEETDEYLAGGKHRPPRLYRYAGHGRDPLQVDTEQNN; from the coding sequence ATGTCATCGGTACCAGGATGGGCGAACGTCAACGAACGCCGGAACCTGCCACCAGCCCTAGCCGTATCCACCGTGATTCTAGGAATCCGGGAAGGGAAAGACGGCGGTCCGGATAAGCTCTGCTTGCCGCTGGTACGTCGCATCCGCCAGCCACACGCCGGCATGTGGGCGTTGCCCGGAGGCCCGGTAGAAACCCGTGAATCCTTGGGCCAGGCGGCCAGCCGCAACCTAGCCGAAACCACGGGCCTGCGTCCGAGCTATCTGGAGCAGCTTTATACCTTCGGGGATATCGACCGCTCGCCAACCCACCGGCTGGTCACCATCGCCTACTTTGCGCTGCTGAACGCAGATCAAGTGGGCGCCACCGTCCAATACGAAAACGTGGCCTGGTTCGATATCGATGATCCGCAGATTGCCCAGATGGCTTTCGACCACCGGAAAATAGTCGACTACGCGCTCTGGCGATTGCGCAACAAGACCGAATACGGCCAGATTGCGCACCGGTTGCTCGGTGAACGCTTCACCCTGGCAGCCCTGCGCGGAGTCTACGAAGCGATCCTGGGACGCCGGCTAGACCCAGCGAACTTCCGCCGCACCCTCAAGAGCACGGCCTCCATTGAGGAAACCGATGAGTATCTGGCCGGAGGAAAGCACCGGCCGCCACGGCTCTACCGCTATGCCGGACACGGACGCGACCCGCTGCAGGTCGACACCGAACAGAACAACTAG
- a CDS encoding alpha/beta fold hydrolase: MTLDLNLRVISTDTETGAPPVLLIHGFASSADMNWMRSRWVQHFTTHGRDAILLDLPGHGTDPYRNDGSWTPTRIRESIASALAEHGISKVDVLGYSLGARLGWEFAAHFPELVNKLVMGGAASIDPLAAFELDQARAFIDHGEEVHDEYTAKVITIAKAEGSNDFEALFRLIEAIKTDPYVPASKIPACPVLLVAGDHDDLATTMPELRRLLREAGTDSSIHWLPGRNHANAVTSREFKEKAVEFFSI; this comes from the coding sequence ATGACTCTGGATCTGAACCTACGTGTGATTTCAACGGATACCGAGACCGGCGCACCTCCGGTGCTTCTCATCCACGGCTTCGCCTCGTCGGCTGATATGAACTGGATGCGCTCACGCTGGGTCCAGCACTTCACTACCCACGGGCGCGATGCCATCTTGCTAGACCTGCCAGGCCACGGCACCGATCCCTACCGAAACGACGGATCGTGGACTCCGACCCGGATCCGCGAATCGATCGCCTCCGCATTGGCAGAGCATGGCATCAGCAAGGTCGATGTCTTGGGCTACTCCTTGGGTGCACGCCTGGGATGGGAATTCGCTGCGCACTTCCCCGAGCTGGTCAACAAACTGGTCATGGGCGGAGCTGCCAGCATCGATCCATTGGCAGCCTTCGAACTCGACCAGGCCCGCGCATTCATTGACCACGGCGAAGAGGTGCATGACGAATACACCGCCAAGGTCATCACTATTGCCAAGGCAGAGGGCAGCAACGATTTCGAAGCGCTTTTCCGCCTGATCGAAGCAATTAAAACCGATCCGTACGTCCCGGCATCCAAGATCCCCGCATGCCCGGTTCTGCTGGTCGCCGGGGACCACGATGACTTGGCGACCACCATGCCCGAGCTGCGCCGCTTGCTCAGGGAGGCCGGAACCGACTCATCAATTCATTGGCTGCCAGGACGCAATCACGCGAACGCGGTCACAAGCCGTGAGTTCAAGGAAAAAGCTGTGGAGTTCTTCTCCATCTAG
- the ilvD gene encoding dihydroxy-acid dehydratase, producing the protein MTTLRSHTVTHGRNMAGARALFRAAGVNGADLGRKPIIAVSNSFTEFVPGHTHLQPVGRIVSEAITAAGGIPREFNTIAVDDGIAMGHGGMLYSLPSRDLIADSVEYMVNAHCADALICISNCDKITPGMLMAALRLNIPTVFVSGGPMESGRATLVDGTVRTLDLVDAISEAVNENVSDADLLRIEESACPTCGSCSGMFTANSMNCLTEAMGLSLPGNGSTLATHTARKDLYQNAGKLVVDIANRYYGEDDETVLPRSIATKKAFGNAMALDIAMGGSTNTILHLLAAASEAGVDFGLDEIDEVSRRVPCLAKVAPNAAGNGTIYYMEDVHRAGGIPAILGELRRGGLLDETVHTVHSATLGEWLDDWDIRSGKAKEESFDLWHAAPGGVRSSTAFSQSERWAALDTDDAEGCIHSVENAYSKDGGLAVLRGNIAVDGAVVKTAGVDPSIWTFSGPAVVCESQDEAVEKILNKQVKEGDVVVIRYEGPKGGPGMQEMLYPTSFLKGRGLGKACALITDGRFSGGTSGLSIGHVSPEAASGGMIALVEDGDIISIDIPTRELTLNVSDEVLDERRERLIATTGYRPKNRERVVSPALRAYAAMALSADKGAVRDVDRVERAMRESDERAAAALRAAGSAKA; encoded by the coding sequence ATGACCACACTTCGTTCACACACTGTCACCCATGGCCGCAATATGGCCGGCGCTCGCGCACTGTTCCGCGCAGCCGGCGTGAACGGCGCTGACCTCGGGCGCAAGCCGATTATCGCTGTCTCCAACAGCTTCACCGAGTTTGTCCCCGGACACACCCACCTGCAGCCGGTAGGCCGCATTGTTTCCGAGGCCATCACCGCAGCTGGCGGCATTCCTCGCGAATTCAACACCATTGCCGTAGATGACGGCATCGCCATGGGCCACGGCGGCATGCTCTACTCCCTGCCTTCGCGCGATCTGATTGCGGACTCGGTGGAGTACATGGTCAATGCGCACTGTGCTGACGCGCTGATCTGCATCTCCAACTGCGACAAGATCACCCCCGGCATGCTCATGGCCGCACTGCGCCTGAACATCCCTACCGTCTTCGTTTCCGGCGGCCCAATGGAATCGGGCCGTGCCACCTTGGTCGATGGCACTGTGCGCACCTTGGACCTGGTTGACGCCATCTCCGAGGCAGTGAACGAGAACGTCTCGGATGCAGACTTGCTGCGCATCGAAGAGTCGGCTTGCCCTACTTGTGGTTCCTGCTCGGGCATGTTCACCGCCAACTCGATGAACTGCCTGACCGAAGCCATGGGCTTGTCCCTGCCAGGCAACGGTTCCACCTTGGCCACCCACACGGCTCGCAAGGACCTGTACCAGAACGCCGGCAAGCTGGTTGTCGATATCGCCAACCGCTACTACGGCGAAGACGACGAGACGGTGCTGCCACGCAGCATCGCCACCAAGAAGGCCTTCGGCAACGCCATGGCCTTGGATATCGCCATGGGCGGTTCCACCAACACCATCTTGCACCTGCTGGCTGCTGCCAGCGAAGCCGGCGTGGACTTCGGCCTGGACGAGATCGATGAAGTTTCGCGCCGCGTACCTTGCCTGGCCAAGGTTGCTCCGAACGCTGCCGGCAACGGCACCATCTATTACATGGAAGATGTCCACCGCGCCGGTGGCATTCCGGCAATCCTGGGCGAATTGCGCCGCGGCGGCCTGCTGGATGAAACCGTGCACACCGTCCACTCGGCAACCCTGGGCGAATGGCTGGATGACTGGGATATCCGCAGCGGCAAGGCCAAGGAAGAATCCTTCGACCTGTGGCATGCAGCTCCGGGCGGCGTGCGTTCCTCCACCGCCTTCTCGCAGTCCGAACGCTGGGCCGCACTGGATACCGATGATGCTGAAGGCTGCATCCACTCGGTAGAGAACGCCTACTCCAAGGACGGCGGACTGGCCGTGCTGCGCGGCAACATCGCCGTGGACGGCGCCGTGGTCAAGACCGCTGGCGTTGACCCATCGATCTGGACCTTCTCCGGCCCGGCAGTGGTCTGCGAATCACAGGATGAAGCCGTCGAGAAGATCCTGAACAAGCAGGTGAAGGAAGGCGACGTGGTGGTCATCCGCTACGAAGGTCCTAAGGGCGGCCCGGGCATGCAGGAAATGCTCTACCCAACCTCGTTCCTTAAGGGCCGTGGCCTGGGCAAGGCCTGCGCCTTGATTACCGATGGCCGCTTCTCGGGCGGCACCTCGGGTCTGTCCATCGGACACGTCTCCCCCGAGGCGGCTTCCGGCGGCATGATCGCTCTGGTTGAAGATGGCGATATCATCTCCATCGACATCCCAACCCGCGAGTTGACCCTGAACGTCTCCGACGAAGTACTGGACGAACGCCGCGAGCGCTTGATCGCCACCACCGGCTACCGTCCGAAGAACCGCGAGCGCGTGGTCTCTCCTGCACTGCGTGCCTACGCAGCCATGGCCTTGTCTGCAGACAAGGGCGCCGTACGCGATGTGGATCGTGTCGAGCGTGCCATGCGTGAATCCGATGAACGCGCTGCAGCGGCTCTGCGCGCTGCAGGATCTGCCAAGGCATAA
- a CDS encoding CDP-glycerol glycerophosphotransferase family protein, whose amino-acid sequence MIGFLLELGTSLKSETRQLLSSLGRSIKIQETLGWIGIENGRTFNHEIENLPVPATVVVYFGDEPDKTYQLIQWLPVLEQLNQKHPVVLLFRRVESFRMMQRHTDLPRIFVRRFSSLMDLYEDNRYQLVIYVNNSRTNFQSLEHPRPVHVHVNHGESDKVSMVSNKAKAYDRVFVAGPAAIDRHRQRLIDFGLDKLLVTGRPQLDIEFDPLVEPSNRKTVMYAPTWQGENEDNNYTSMDLYGREIVQALLADPGNRVIYKPHPRILDTRDLEVKAAHEAICSLIAKANSVGADHEFFDSGNILAMFDSVDAMITDVSSVGLDFLYLCPEKPLILTDRRQNEDQLAIDAPISRSCPIINLVTKESLGSLLPVWIEDDEMARMRLESREFYFGNLKRGESTRKFFEQISSLIAERQDKISGYRAWHPTIESE is encoded by the coding sequence ATGATTGGATTCTTGCTAGAACTTGGTACCTCTCTCAAATCAGAGACCAGACAGCTTCTCAGTTCATTGGGGCGAAGCATTAAAATCCAAGAAACTCTGGGATGGATCGGTATTGAGAATGGTAGGACTTTCAACCATGAAATTGAAAATTTGCCAGTCCCGGCTACGGTTGTCGTGTACTTCGGCGATGAACCGGATAAGACTTATCAGCTAATACAGTGGTTGCCGGTGTTAGAGCAGTTGAATCAGAAGCATCCTGTGGTGCTGCTTTTTAGGCGTGTTGAGTCGTTCCGGATGATGCAGCGGCATACTGATCTACCTAGAATCTTCGTCAGAAGGTTCTCCAGCCTCATGGATCTTTACGAGGACAACCGCTACCAGCTCGTCATTTATGTAAATAATAGCCGCACTAACTTTCAGTCTCTTGAGCATCCTCGACCGGTTCATGTTCACGTAAACCATGGAGAAAGTGACAAAGTTTCCATGGTTTCCAATAAGGCGAAGGCCTACGATCGAGTATTTGTTGCGGGGCCAGCGGCGATTGACAGGCATCGGCAACGACTTATTGATTTTGGGCTGGATAAGTTATTGGTCACCGGACGACCGCAGTTAGATATTGAATTCGATCCCTTGGTTGAACCTAGCAATAGAAAAACGGTGATGTACGCGCCCACCTGGCAAGGCGAGAATGAGGACAATAACTATACTTCGATGGACCTTTATGGCCGGGAGATCGTGCAGGCTCTCTTGGCGGATCCCGGCAACAGAGTGATCTACAAGCCGCATCCTCGAATTCTGGATACCAGAGATCTAGAAGTGAAGGCAGCGCACGAGGCGATTTGTAGTCTAATAGCTAAGGCAAATTCAGTTGGTGCCGATCATGAATTTTTTGATTCGGGGAACATCCTTGCCATGTTTGACAGCGTGGATGCCATGATCACAGATGTTTCGAGTGTTGGCTTGGACTTCCTTTACCTGTGCCCAGAAAAGCCGCTAATCCTTACTGACAGGCGCCAAAATGAAGATCAACTCGCGATCGACGCGCCTATATCCCGTTCTTGCCCAATCATCAATCTGGTGACCAAGGAGTCGCTGGGAAGCCTGCTGCCGGTATGGATCGAGGATGACGAAATGGCTCGAATGCGCCTTGAATCGCGGGAGTTTTATTTTGGAAATCTGAAACGCGGAGAGTCGACTCGCAAGTTCTTCGAACAGATCTCGAGCTTGATTGCGGAACGACAGGATAAGATCAGCGGATATCGCGCCTGGCATCCAACGATCGAAAGCGAATGA
- the nadA gene encoding quinolinate synthase NadA, with product MNSHHIQTAEATGSVAQNIAQLNLLAPESTCSTDLAASPWDTPAGYGPGASQEDQIPSGYPVQSSIPEEYLKASDEELDARIVAAKATLGDKAVILGHFYQRDEVVKYADFVGDSFQLANAALTRDKAEAIVFCGVHFMAETADILSREDQAVILPNLAAGCSMADMADGPSVQQCWEELTALYKDEEDDGRMPVIPVTYMNCSAELKAFVGRNGGLVCTSSNAATVLEWAFERGRRVLFFPDQHLGRNTAKAMGIALEQMPMWTPRKALGGNDEAIMHDAKVILWHGFCSVHKRFNPAQIAKARQEFPGVRVIVHPECPMEVVDAADEAGSTDYIQKAIAGATEPTTFAIGTEINMVNRLAAQYPQHTIFCLDPVICPCSTMYRIHPGYLAWVLEELVAGRVVNQITVPKDQQGDAKIALERMLAAKP from the coding sequence ATGAACTCGCATCACATCCAAACCGCTGAAGCCACCGGCTCGGTCGCCCAGAACATTGCCCAGCTGAACCTGCTGGCACCGGAGTCCACCTGTTCCACAGACCTCGCGGCCAGCCCGTGGGACACACCAGCCGGATACGGTCCGGGCGCATCCCAAGAAGACCAGATTCCTTCCGGCTACCCGGTGCAAAGTTCGATTCCCGAGGAATACCTGAAGGCCAGCGACGAGGAATTGGACGCGCGGATCGTGGCCGCCAAGGCAACACTGGGGGATAAGGCCGTGATCCTCGGCCACTTCTACCAGCGCGATGAAGTGGTCAAGTACGCCGACTTCGTGGGAGATTCCTTCCAGCTGGCCAATGCGGCATTGACCCGAGACAAGGCAGAAGCCATTGTCTTCTGCGGAGTGCACTTCATGGCCGAAACCGCCGATATCCTCAGCCGTGAGGACCAAGCGGTCATCCTGCCCAACCTGGCAGCCGGCTGTTCCATGGCGGATATGGCCGATGGCCCCAGCGTCCAGCAGTGCTGGGAAGAACTCACCGCGCTGTACAAGGATGAAGAAGACGATGGTCGGATGCCGGTCATTCCGGTGACTTACATGAACTGCTCGGCTGAACTCAAGGCTTTCGTTGGACGCAACGGGGGACTGGTGTGCACTTCCTCGAATGCCGCCACCGTACTGGAGTGGGCCTTTGAACGTGGACGCCGAGTCTTGTTCTTCCCCGACCAGCACCTGGGACGCAACACCGCCAAGGCCATGGGCATTGCGCTGGAGCAGATGCCCATGTGGACCCCGCGCAAGGCTCTGGGCGGCAATGATGAAGCCATCATGCACGATGCCAAAGTCATTTTGTGGCACGGCTTCTGCTCGGTGCACAAGCGCTTCAACCCTGCCCAGATCGCCAAGGCCCGTCAGGAATTCCCGGGCGTACGCGTCATTGTGCACCCAGAGTGCCCCATGGAAGTAGTGGATGCAGCAGATGAAGCCGGATCCACCGACTACATCCAGAAGGCCATCGCAGGCGCGACCGAGCCGACAACCTTTGCCATCGGCACCGAAATCAACATGGTCAACCGCTTGGCCGCGCAGTACCCGCAGCACACCATCTTCTGCCTGGACCCGGTGATCTGCCCGTGCTCCACCATGTACCGCATCCACCCCGGCTACCTCGCCTGGGTGCTGGAAGAACTCGTGGCCGGGCGAGTGGTCAATCAGATCACCGTTCCGAAAGATCAGCAGGGTGATGCAAAGATCGCTCTGGAGCGCATGCTGGCCGCCAAGCCATGA
- a CDS encoding IS1380-like element ISAar9 family transposase, with product MNHSTQVFPAIPTQLTGQTLVSHAGLSVLTSFLNALDFRSLCEDRFSQFVPASATHRPGKILGALALSLAAGGEQATDIDQLRAAPDLFGPVASDATISRFMGRIKEQPEAFSYGFATMTRSLRSKVWAAAGPRNPARLATATNPLIIDIDASLVHVHSEKESSAGTYKGGYGFSPMIAMADYGKAHGTGEVLAVQLRPGNRGANSAKSHIEVLGQALAQLPDDFYDEHGNLVGEKILVRTDSAGSSREFLHHLDSLGIQFSTSYSLPVIKERFVRWIDEKKYWEPALTADGQQRDDAWVIDASKVLELKDYPPGTRIYLRAEPLHPGAKANLFDTDGNRVTAFLTNAPRFNVAFLDARHRARGRCENRIKTLKNAGLGKLPYWSFAANQAWADLAMFAVNLVAWLQLAVLPGGHKASVWDLKRWRYRLFSMAGKIVSGGRQRRLLISARAPEARLLRQLNEGVDVLFQRWRHDQLAT from the coding sequence GTGAACCATTCTACCCAAGTTTTCCCTGCCATCCCGACCCAACTCACCGGCCAAACCTTGGTCTCTCACGCAGGGTTATCTGTACTGACCAGTTTCCTGAACGCCTTGGACTTCCGCAGCCTCTGCGAGGACCGGTTCAGCCAGTTCGTGCCAGCCTCCGCGACGCACCGTCCAGGCAAGATCCTCGGAGCATTGGCTCTATCGTTGGCGGCCGGCGGTGAACAAGCCACAGACATCGACCAGCTACGAGCCGCACCAGACCTCTTCGGTCCTGTAGCGTCGGATGCCACAATCAGCCGATTCATGGGCCGGATCAAGGAACAACCAGAAGCTTTCTCCTACGGGTTCGCCACCATGACCCGGAGTCTGCGTTCCAAGGTTTGGGCGGCGGCCGGGCCCCGGAATCCCGCCCGGCTGGCTACGGCAACCAATCCGCTGATTATCGACATCGATGCGTCGCTAGTTCATGTCCATTCCGAGAAAGAATCCAGCGCAGGAACGTATAAAGGCGGATACGGCTTTTCACCGATGATCGCCATGGCTGACTACGGCAAAGCCCACGGCACCGGAGAAGTCCTCGCCGTGCAGTTGCGCCCGGGAAACCGGGGCGCAAACTCCGCGAAATCCCATATCGAGGTGCTCGGCCAAGCACTGGCCCAGCTGCCTGATGATTTCTATGACGAGCACGGAAACCTGGTCGGTGAGAAGATCCTGGTCCGTACCGATAGTGCTGGGTCCTCCCGGGAGTTCTTGCACCACCTGGATTCGTTGGGGATCCAGTTCTCCACCTCATATTCGCTGCCGGTCATCAAGGAACGGTTCGTCCGGTGGATCGATGAGAAGAAGTACTGGGAACCAGCACTCACCGCTGACGGGCAGCAGCGTGATGACGCGTGGGTGATTGACGCGAGCAAAGTCTTGGAGCTGAAGGACTACCCACCAGGAACAAGGATCTATCTGCGCGCTGAGCCGTTGCATCCCGGTGCGAAAGCAAACTTGTTCGATACCGACGGGAACCGGGTGACAGCGTTCTTGACCAATGCTCCGCGGTTCAACGTGGCGTTCCTCGATGCCCGGCACCGTGCCCGTGGCCGGTGTGAGAACAGGATCAAAACGTTGAAGAATGCGGGGTTGGGGAAGCTGCCGTATTGGTCTTTTGCTGCGAACCAGGCGTGGGCTGACCTGGCAATGTTCGCGGTGAACTTGGTCGCATGGCTGCAACTGGCCGTGCTGCCTGGCGGTCATAAGGCTTCGGTCTGGGATCTTAAGCGATGGAGGTACCGGCTGTTCTCGATGGCGGGGAAAATCGTCTCTGGTGGGCGGCAACGCCGGCTGTTAATCTCGGCAAGAGCACCAGAAGCGCGGCTGTTACGCCAACTGAACGAGGGTGTTGACGTGTTGTTCCAGCGGTGGCGGCACGACCAGCTGGCTACCTGA
- a CDS encoding L-aspartate oxidase: MNREENSSPQLVIVGSGVAGLCAALQGVELGLNPIVLSKDKLGDSNSKLAQGGLSAVTAASISHGDSVAKHVADTLSAGAGHCGVGPVQYMCSASDELVQALESYAVNFDRDEAGTYELGLEAAHSAHRILHIEGDATGAMMVHALVRAVRALEAEHKLRIVEDAVVTDLELQDGKVTGVKYLHHDGEQSLPAPAVLLATGGLGQLYAASTNPQGATADGIGLAVRAGAVIADAEFIQFHPTLVDPAQYPTAGMVSEAVRGEGAILVNETGQRFMKEIHPDAELAPRDVVARGIHGQIQAGHRVYLDARVVEESRGAGFLAKRFPSITARLAACAKDGTGLDMAHDLIPVVAAQHYFMGGIYTDTAGRTSVPGLYAAGECANTTVHGANRLASNSLLEAMVFARGAVTAMRGDSPAASCEVDPLSIQQIDTPNPAAPLGLEQLQTAASAKLGVHRTANDLEEMAQLLAKGAPVAATAREQAELRNLWITARIITAGAIARTESLGAHHRVDAPENLSGNAGAGIRYGWTLHPSELNNENLLSKEMNA; the protein is encoded by the coding sequence ATGAACCGGGAAGAGAACTCATCACCGCAACTGGTGATCGTAGGTTCCGGGGTGGCCGGTTTATGCGCGGCGCTGCAAGGCGTTGAACTGGGTCTGAACCCCATCGTGCTGAGCAAGGACAAGCTGGGAGACTCGAACTCCAAGCTCGCCCAGGGCGGACTCTCTGCTGTCACCGCAGCTTCGATTTCCCACGGAGACTCCGTTGCCAAGCACGTGGCCGATACGCTCAGCGCTGGCGCAGGGCACTGCGGGGTGGGCCCGGTGCAATACATGTGTTCGGCAAGCGACGAGCTGGTCCAGGCCTTGGAATCATATGCGGTGAACTTTGACCGTGATGAAGCCGGCACCTATGAGCTGGGTCTTGAAGCGGCGCACAGTGCACACCGTATTTTGCATATCGAGGGAGATGCCACCGGCGCCATGATGGTGCACGCCTTGGTTCGCGCCGTACGTGCGTTGGAAGCAGAGCATAAGCTGCGCATCGTTGAAGATGCTGTTGTCACCGACCTGGAACTGCAAGATGGAAAAGTCACCGGGGTGAAGTACCTGCACCACGATGGCGAGCAAAGCCTGCCTGCCCCCGCAGTGCTTCTGGCCACCGGGGGTCTGGGCCAGCTCTATGCTGCTAGCACCAACCCGCAGGGAGCAACTGCCGACGGCATTGGCCTTGCAGTCAGAGCCGGTGCAGTGATTGCTGATGCCGAATTCATCCAGTTCCATCCGACCTTGGTTGACCCGGCCCAATATCCAACAGCAGGCATGGTCTCCGAAGCCGTCCGCGGAGAAGGGGCCATCTTGGTCAATGAAACCGGGCAGCGCTTCATGAAAGAGATCCACCCGGACGCCGAACTGGCACCACGCGACGTCGTAGCTCGCGGCATCCATGGACAAATCCAAGCAGGGCACCGGGTCTACCTCGATGCCCGGGTGGTAGAAGAATCCCGGGGAGCGGGATTCCTAGCCAAACGATTCCCCTCCATCACCGCCAGGCTAGCCGCCTGCGCCAAGGACGGAACCGGGCTGGATATGGCACACGACCTGATCCCAGTAGTTGCCGCCCAGCACTACTTCATGGGTGGAATCTATACCGACACCGCAGGGCGAACCTCAGTGCCCGGGCTCTACGCGGCCGGCGAATGCGCCAACACGACAGTTCACGGGGCCAATCGCCTGGCCAGCAACTCCTTGCTGGAAGCGATGGTGTTTGCCCGAGGTGCCGTAACCGCCATGCGCGGCGATTCGCCAGCTGCCAGCTGCGAGGTCGATCCACTGAGCATCCAGCAGATCGATACGCCCAACCCAGCAGCACCATTAGGCCTTGAACAGCTGCAAACGGCCGCCAGCGCCAAACTCGGGGTCCATCGAACCGCAAACGATCTCGAAGAAATGGCGCAGCTGCTGGCAAAGGGCGCACCGGTAGCCGCAACCGCGCGCGAACAAGCTGAACTGCGCAATCTATGGATCACCGCGCGGATCATCACCGCAGGCGCCATTGCACGTACCGAAAGCCTGGGCGCACACCACCGTGTGGACGCACCGGAGAACCTGTCCGGCAACGCTGGCGCAGGGATTCGCTATGGCTGGACCCTGCACCCCAGCGAGCTGAACAATGAGAACCTTTTGAGCAAGGAAATGAACGCGTGA